A part of Cottoperca gobio chromosome 4, fCotGob3.1, whole genome shotgun sequence genomic DNA contains:
- the LOC115006969 gene encoding craniofacial development protein 2-like, with translation MNISHRVEKCWFITSSAWRNEAQAATGGVGLLLSSRARKALLRVHYHTNRILSADFDGNPVTTVIVVYSPTNVAQAEEVEKFYEDLATAVRDIPAHNFLAILGCNARLGPEDAPLTYHNFTNSNGEHLAALVMEHELLAANTMFQKRMGKRWTFQDRATGMQRQLDYILVRRRWRNSILNDEPYSTFNSVGSDHRVLSMRVRLSLRVPKPSLKTQYD, from the exons atgaaca TTAGTCACAGAGTGGAGAAATGCTGGTTCATCACCTCATCAGCGTGGCGAAACGAGGCACAAGCTGCCACTGGTGGAGTGGGGTTACTGCTGAGTTCTCGGGCGCGTAAGGCTCTCCTTAGGGTACACTATCACACCAACAGGATCCTTAGTGCTGACTTTGATGGCAACCCAGTCACAACTGTCATAGTCGTGTACTCACCCACCAATGTGGCACAagctgaggaggtggagaagttcTATGAGGACCTTGCAACAGCGGTCCGTGATATCCCGGCTCACAACTTCCTTGCAATCCTGGGATGCAATGCAAGGCTCGGACCGGAGGACGCACCTCTCACGTACCACAACTTCACTAACAGCAATGGCGAACATCTTGCCGCCCTAGTTATGGAGCATGAGCTACTAGCTGCGAACACCATGTTCCAGAAAAGAATGGGCAAGAGATGGACCTTCCAGGATCGGGCTACCGGTATGCAACGTCAACTGGACTACATACTAGTAAGGCGAAGGTGGAGAAACTCCATCTTGAACGATGAACCTTACAGCACGTTCAACTCTGTGGGCTCTGATCATCGAGTGCTCTCCATGAGGGTGAGACTGAGCCTCAGGGTCCCCAAACCAAGCCTGAAGACCCAGTATGACTGA